The Deltaproteobacteria bacterium genome includes a window with the following:
- a CDS encoding helix-turn-helix transcriptional regulator, producing MSEQHKQAVKRRMEREREQRIQGILEAARRVFVAEGYTRAIMEKIALEAGITKPTIYQYFKTKDELFFALMLPVIDDLHVQIGKIERKLAAGKYASGKQLVHDLIRGAHHSYEVAPESFLMLQFFQQTGLVGKLNEAISSRLDEKGRSNFTVLRRVIREAMSQGLFKKSPVDETTDVLWALFTGVIQLEHIKSPERSPAHLKPTLKVAEQFIINALAENCP from the coding sequence ATGTCCGAACAACACAAGCAGGCTGTCAAAAGAAGGATGGAGCGGGAGCGGGAACAGCGCATTCAGGGTATTCTTGAAGCGGCGCGACGGGTCTTTGTCGCCGAGGGGTACACCCGGGCCATCATGGAGAAGATAGCCCTTGAAGCGGGCATCACGAAACCGACCATTTACCAGTATTTCAAGACCAAGGATGAGCTCTTTTTCGCTCTCATGCTTCCTGTTATCGACGATCTCCATGTACAGATAGGAAAGATAGAGCGGAAACTGGCTGCGGGGAAATACGCATCGGGAAAACAACTGGTCCATGATCTCATCAGGGGGGCCCATCACAGTTACGAAGTGGCGCCGGAGAGCTTTCTCATGCTCCAGTTCTTCCAGCAAACGGGACTCGTGGGAAAACTGAACGAGGCCATCAGCTCCCGGCTCGATGAGAAGGGACGGTCGAACTTCACCGTGCTCCGCCGGGTGATCCGGGAAGCGATGTCACAGGGTCTTTTCAAGAAATCCCCGGTCGACGAAACCACCGATGTCCTGTGGGCGCTTTTCACGGGCGTCATTCAACTCGAACACATCAAATCACCGGAGAGAAGTCCTGCACATCTCAAGCCGACCCTCAAGGTCGCTGAACAGTTCATAATCAATGCCCTGGCTGAAAACTGCCCCTGA
- a CDS encoding NAD(P)-dependent oxidoreductase: protein MSVLIIGGTGFIGSRVAKKLVDLGERVVTFDASPSTEFLEGYLDKITSVRGDITEFDEIIAAIKTQGIERIIHLAYVLEIESMMNPHLAVKVNCMGTNNVFEAARLMGIQRVLFASSITAYGHHEKHGDKVLTEDDPLYPQTVYGACKAHSEFMAQYYARAFGMGVYVLRVGSAFGPGRTGGATAFVSNITTLPALNQPLVIPLKSTTKFVYSSVNDVAEAFVKVCRAESSQLKHPVYNIGGYTHEGTEVTDRIKELIPEADITFGDIEVYYVYRLDNSRLREDTGFTLTPMREGILQNINEVREKAGLPLVV from the coding sequence ATGTCGGTTTTAATTATCGGAGGAACAGGATTTATCGGGTCGCGGGTGGCGAAGAAACTCGTCGACCTCGGAGAACGGGTCGTCACCTTCGACGCATCACCATCAACGGAATTTCTCGAAGGATATCTTGACAAGATCACTTCTGTCCGCGGTGATATCACTGAGTTCGATGAGATAATCGCCGCCATCAAAACCCAGGGTATCGAAAGGATCATCCATCTCGCCTATGTCCTGGAAATTGAATCGATGATGAATCCCCATCTGGCCGTCAAGGTAAACTGCATGGGTACGAACAATGTCTTTGAGGCGGCCCGGCTCATGGGAATTCAGCGGGTGCTTTTTGCCAGCTCGATCACAGCTTACGGGCATCACGAAAAACACGGCGACAAGGTCCTCACAGAGGATGATCCCCTGTATCCCCAGACCGTCTACGGCGCCTGCAAGGCCCACTCGGAATTCATGGCTCAGTATTATGCTCGGGCCTTCGGCATGGGCGTCTACGTCCTGCGCGTGGGCAGCGCCTTCGGTCCCGGCCGGACAGGGGGGGCGACGGCATTCGTCAGTAATATCACCACGCTGCCCGCCCTCAACCAACCGCTCGTGATCCCGTTGAAATCAACCACGAAGTTCGTCTATTCATCGGTGAACGACGTGGCCGAGGCATTTGTGAAGGTCTGTCGTGCAGAGTCGTCACAGCTCAAGCATCCGGTTTACAATATCGGCGGCTATACCCATGAGGGCACGGAAGTCACGGACCGCATCAAGGAACTTATTCCTGAGGCGGATATTACCTTCGGGGATATAGAGGTCTATTACGTCTACCGGCTCGACAACTCCCGGCTCCGGGAAGATACGGGATTCACCCTGACCCCCATGCGTGAGGGAATCCTGCAGAACATCAATGAAGTCAGGGAAAAGGCGGGACTTCCCCTCGTCGTATAG
- a CDS encoding 4-hydroxybutyryl-CoA dehydratase: protein MGLMTAQEYRESLKDGRLVYLRGERVDDVTTDPMLKVCVDTAALDYEMTHMTEYRDLAVVLRDDGEPISRYYHQPQDGDDLLKRHELMVEATRFGGGAIPFTHDIASDTLNAINITANLMGNREYVERAENYRRHLQKTDLAVAVAVTDVKGDRTLRPSSPKQEHPDYYVRIVDRRADGIIVRGAKAHITAAAYFNEMVVIPSRNMTEEDADYAVAFALPVNTKGIIQVCHPSKTAFGPYEFPVEDRPIRWHTDSLIIFDDVFVPWERVFLCGEWQFAMQLVYNFAYFHRHTAASYRIPISEMMLGMAQAMAEYNGIDRVSHVREKIIDLVIYLNMLKSLSRAACVDYVMHGGFATPNPVITNMAKYHFASKYHDCVKIVQDMAGGLLSTAPTYKDFQNPDIQEFIMKYLGGRAGVSAEQRLRMLQLIRRILDPEIEVLAVHGEGSFEAQRMTIFAEALPEIMRCKEFAEVEAGNLHKGKKP, encoded by the coding sequence ATGGGATTGATGACGGCACAGGAGTACCGGGAAAGCTTGAAGGACGGGCGGCTCGTATACCTCCGCGGCGAACGGGTCGATGATGTCACCACCGACCCCATGCTGAAGGTCTGCGTGGATACGGCGGCCCTCGACTATGAAATGACCCACATGACTGAATACCGGGACCTGGCGGTGGTCCTCCGGGACGATGGAGAACCGATCAGCCGCTACTATCACCAACCGCAGGACGGCGATGACCTGCTGAAGCGCCATGAACTGATGGTCGAGGCCACGCGGTTCGGCGGCGGGGCCATTCCCTTCACCCACGACATCGCCTCGGACACCCTCAACGCCATCAATATCACGGCGAACCTCATGGGCAACAGGGAATACGTGGAACGGGCGGAAAACTACCGGCGCCACCTTCAGAAAACAGACCTGGCCGTGGCCGTGGCCGTCACCGATGTGAAAGGTGATAGAACCCTGCGGCCATCCTCACCGAAGCAGGAACACCCCGACTATTACGTAAGGATCGTGGACCGGAGGGCCGACGGGATCATCGTCCGCGGCGCCAAGGCCCACATCACCGCCGCCGCATATTTTAATGAAATGGTGGTCATCCCCAGCCGGAACATGACCGAGGAAGACGCCGACTACGCCGTCGCCTTCGCCCTGCCCGTCAATACGAAGGGAATTATCCAGGTATGCCACCCCTCTAAGACGGCATTCGGCCCTTACGAATTTCCCGTGGAGGACCGGCCGATCCGGTGGCATACGGACTCGCTCATCATTTTCGATGATGTCTTCGTTCCCTGGGAGCGTGTCTTTCTCTGCGGCGAGTGGCAGTTCGCCATGCAGCTCGTTTACAACTTCGCCTATTTCCACCGCCACACCGCCGCGAGCTATCGGATCCCCATATCTGAAATGATGCTCGGCATGGCTCAGGCAATGGCGGAATACAACGGGATCGACCGGGTCTCCCACGTGCGGGAAAAAATAATCGATCTCGTCATCTATCTCAACATGCTGAAATCGCTTTCACGCGCAGCCTGCGTCGATTACGTGATGCATGGAGGGTTCGCCACGCCGAACCCGGTCATCACCAACATGGCGAAGTATCATTTTGCCAGCAAGTATCACGATTGCGTCAAGATCGTTCAGGACATGGCCGGCGGGCTGCTGTCGACGGCGCCTACCTACAAAGACTTTCAAAACCCCGACATACAGGAATTCATCATGAAATACCTCGGCGGCAGGGCGGGGGTCTCGGCTGAACAGCGGCTGCGGATGCTTCAGTTGATCAGGAGGATACTCGATCCGGAGATAGAGGTCCTGGCCGTCCACGGGGAAGGTTCTTTTGAGGCCCAGCGCATGACGATCTTCGCGGAAGCCCTGCCGGAGATCATGCGCTGCAAGGAATTTGCGGAGGTCGAGGCGGGCAATCTTCACAAGGGGAAGAAACCATGA
- a CDS encoding glucose 1-dehydrogenase, producing MTQPVLEGKVALVTGGGRGLGRSMSLGLAGHGADVIVTSRKIEANREIVARIEAMGRRSLAIAADISKVEDIHRMVDECIAEFGGIDILVNNAGTSPINSLALDVEEWAWDKIFNTNLKGLFFCSQAVAKHMIDSGAGAIINIASVAGSGGSPFLCPYGASKAAVIQLTRTLALEWADYGIRVNAIGPATFEVGVSEPVLKVKELADDIIAKTPLKRIGKVEELIGALVYFASDASSYVTGQTLFIDGGWSA from the coding sequence ATGACGCAACCTGTTCTTGAGGGGAAAGTGGCGCTTGTGACCGGCGGGGGGCGCGGCCTGGGCCGCAGCATGTCCCTGGGGCTTGCCGGTCACGGCGCGGACGTGATCGTCACAAGCCGCAAGATCGAGGCAAACCGGGAGATCGTGGCCCGGATAGAGGCCATGGGACGTCGTTCCCTTGCCATTGCCGCCGACATCAGCAAGGTCGAAGACATACATCGCATGGTGGACGAGTGCATCGCTGAATTCGGCGGGATCGACATCCTGGTCAACAACGCCGGCACGAGCCCGATCAATTCGCTGGCCCTCGATGTGGAGGAATGGGCCTGGGACAAGATATTCAACACGAACCTGAAAGGTCTTTTCTTCTGCAGCCAGGCCGTGGCGAAGCACATGATCGACAGTGGAGCGGGCGCGATTATCAATATCGCCTCGGTCGCCGGTTCCGGCGGCTCTCCCTTTCTGTGTCCCTATGGAGCGTCGAAAGCGGCCGTCATTCAACTCACGAGGACCCTGGCCCTGGAGTGGGCTGATTACGGCATCCGCGTCAATGCCATCGGGCCGGCCACCTTTGAAGTGGGTGTCAGCGAACCCGTCCTGAAGGTCAAGGAACTGGCGGACGATATCATTGCAAAAACACCACTGAAACGGATCGGTAAAGTGGAGGAACTCATCGGCGCCCTTGTGTACTTCGCATCCGACGCATCATCCTACGTAACGGGGCAAACGCTCTTTATCGACGGAGGCTGGAGCGCCTGA